AGAATGGTGTCAAACAATGAATGCAACGCTCCAGCAAAAACATGATAACGTGATAAGGTGATGAGCCATATTAAGCGCATTCGGATGAGCTAAATACCTATACCTGTTACAGATAAAACTGCATTGTTCAGATATCTCTGCACAAAACTCCAAAGTCCAAATTGAGAAATCTGAAGAAATCTGCTTGCGGAGCGAAATGGACGCTCGAGATGATGGCCGGACTCGCAACAGTTCGCTGAAcaatgcattatatttttatgtcacGTCATTAGTATGATCAGGTGGTATCAAACGTGGCATTGCCAATGCCATCGATTCAATTCAATGACGCTTCCTAGAAGAAAAGAGGGTCACGGTTCGCCGAGTGCCTTCAGAGGCCTTCAAGCTCGCAACGACGACTCGCGCATATAATGTCGGAGCGAAtgcgattataatatattatttcgaGAGCGCATTTGTtggttcttttttttccttcttttagtTTCCTGAACgcgacattttatttctttatttcctcGTGCGGCTCGCTGCAAAAGTGAACTCGTGTTAGCTTCATCGAGTTGGTCGGTGTTGGTCTACTTGCAGATCCTAGATGTGACAACGTCACATGCGTAATCAAGTTCCTGACATCATTGCGTGATAACCCTTGTATCTTTTCGTGACTGTTGTTTAATGAGACCGGCCCCCAAGAAAGTGGCGCAATACTTTGTCAGACAATAAATTCTTTACGTCTTTCTATCAAGAACTTAAATCTGGAACGTGCTGGCAATTTTGTGTGTTTGGAAGATAAAAGCGGTGCAAGATGATGTAAAGATGACTCGATTTTTTAACAAGAGACatacaaagagaaaaatagtaattaaatattaaaattaaataagaaataattaatggcaaaaatttcagaacacgtaaaaatatctgctttttgattatttgatgattaaattctttgaataaataatttaattacaatgtattaattaaaaagttgaaaataaaatatttttcatactttgtatatatctataaaaataatatagaatctTTGCCAAACTGCaaatcttgatatttttaattggtGCATTGTACCTCGACGTATCACAAAAAATCTAAAGACAATCTGCAAGTCTTCCGatgacaaataaaattgataaataactAACATGACGTCGAATTGAGATAAAgactgtttaattaaaaatctacaCGCTTGTTTTTATGTATCAGATATTGCGTGCGCAAAGATCTACGAGTTGATAATGAAAATGTCGATCAGAAactaatatattaaacaaatatttcaacatGAAGACTATATCGATAttctcgataaaaattttttcctcTAAAGTTTAATCTCTACGATTTATATCTGTCTTGGAAATAATGCAAActttaaatgaagaaatattattcacaatttttctttaagatactttataaaattcataaaaagacAACTCTCCTCATGAATAAGTGAAACAatgttgcaaaatattttatcacgtgTATATTTGAAGCtactgaaattaatttaacaaacgtGTAAGAACGAAGTTCGCCAAACAGCGCTAGCAAACCATTTATAAACTCCCGCGTGAATTGATTCTCAGGTGAAGCAGCACGTGCGTGTGATGAACATAACCTGCAATGATCAGCTGTTGAGCAGTCTCGTGCAGCAGAAGCTTCAATTTTTGACGCTGTCGCAACCATGGGAAAAACGTCGAAGGACAAGCGCGatatatattacagaaaaGCCAAGGAAGAAGGATGGCGAGCCCGAAGCGCCTTCAAGCTGCTCCAAATCGACACCGAGTGCCGCATTTTCGACGGTGCGTACAGCAGTGAtcaataaatttctctttcaaaATTGCATCTGTcacattttccattaaaaacgAGACGACTGCATTTCTTCAGGAGTGTCCAAAGCGGTGGACCTGTGTGCTGCGCCTGGAAGCTGGAGCCAAGTCCTAGCTCGCAAGCTAAAGTAAATTATAAGCAAAATTTCGTATAAACCTACCCTAAAATATAAGAGATCCTCTTCTCCTTGATCCACGTAGCGACGAATAATTTTCCATTCCTTGCGCAGTGAAAACTACAAGAAGGCCTTGGAAAAGGGCGATGCATCGCCTCCGAAAATCGTGGCGGTCGACCTGCAGGCGATGGCACCTTTGGAAGGAGTTATTCAGCTGCAGGGTGACATCACCAACACCAACACGGCGGAGCAGATCATCGCGCACTTTGACAACACTCAGGCAGACCTGGTCGTCTGCGACGGAGCACCTGACGGTATCTCCCaagaatttcataaaaatattacaataccTGAGATTATCAAGAATCTTGCAAACCTGTTCTTCATTAAAACGGTTCTGCTTTGCTGCGCAGTGACTGGCCTGCACGACATGGACATATTCATCCAGTCGCAGCTGCTGCTGGCCGCTCTGAACATCACCACGCACATCCTGAGGCCCGGTGGGACGTTCGTGGCGAAGATCTTCCGGGCGAAGGACGTGTCGCTGCTGTACGCCCAGCTGAGGATATTCTTCCCGTACGTCTACTGCACGAAGCCCAGCAGCTCCCGCAACTCGAGCATCGAGGCGTTCGTGGTCTGCAAGGACTATTCGCCGCCGGAGGGCTACAAGCCGCACATGCTGAACCCGCTGCTGACGCACGAGCCGTGCAACTTCGACGAGTTGACGGGTATCAACAGGGTCGTAGTCCCGTTCGTCGTCTGCGGAGACCTCAGTCAGCCCGATTCCGACACGTGTTATCCGCTCGACGTGagtaaaatgttattatatgcTTGAAGTAGATGCTAAAGTTATcattaagtatattaaataaaaattaagtatgttaaataaaaatatattaaagttatCATTTTCCAGTACGAAGGGAAAGAGTACGAGTACCACGAGCCGGTGCAAACTCCCATATCGCCGCCGTACGCGACGGCATTGTCCCTGTTGGCGAACAAAGACACCGACTTCCGCAAGGCCGACGTGAGCGTGGTGATCGAGAACGAGGGTCCATCGTCCATCTCCGAGTTCAAGAAACGCGCGTTGGCGACAGCGGATCGCAGATCTCACACCGAGACGAGCACCGCAACGAAGACCGCGCTGGATGAGAACAAGGATGACGAAGTCGTCGATGTCTTGCAAAACTTGTACATATCCGAGAAAAGCGAACACGTAGACAACAACTGATGCCACAACTGCGAAacaatttttccattattttgtattatattatttgttaaataaataattttacaatatacaatTTCGATTTTCCGAGGATTTTCCCTTAATTCCTCCAGAAAATCGACCAAAAATGTGACTCATAAACACTTATAAATCTCCAAGTATCGTTTCGTGGCTCGTTTTGACGTGTGTACGTGTTTCTTCGTTTTTACTGTTTGGTACCGAACGTATTGACGAAGGAAATTTGTCCTTGACAATTCGGTCAGTAAACACGAGAGCACTTTAGTAATTAGCAGTCAACTTGAACATGTTTAAAAGTATGATAGCTTTTAAAAACGCCGCGGACAAAAATTGTCGAATCTGCAAGAAAACGTTCTGCTGCGCGAAGTGTCGCGATCGCCACGTGAACGAGGTGCATCCCGGTTTAAACGGCAGTTGTTTTCTCTGCGCCTCTAAGGCACTGCCGATGCGACCGTTCGAATCTGAGAAACTAGATTTGAGGAACGAGCAATTGTTGTGTCACATCATCAACAAGCATCTACCGTTACACTGTCACCTGTGCGGCGACACGTTCGAATCCGGAGAGGACTTTAAATCCTTTGGTAATTTACGaagaattattcaattaatttattatttaatttaataaatttattatataatttattactcaataattatttcaattcaaTTTTGTAAAGATTGTTTAGCGTCAAGCAATTTAATCTCATACATGTCCTTTCATCTATccaattattcaattattattaattataataaatgtattttttataattaatttatgtttcatttaaataatattctaggTGCGTGTAAATGGTGGTCTCGTCATTGTCTGACGTCGCCCGTTGGTTCCGGCTACCTCGAGAAGCTGAAGCTGTGTTCCATGAGCGACAGCAACTACAATGACAAGTTTTACACGCCGTGCGAGGTCCAGCGGAAAACCAGCACGCCTATGTTCGCGGGGCAGAAGGTCGACGTGGAGTATCAGACACCTTGCATCCCGGACTTCAGCCTGAAGACACCGCAAACCAACTCGTCCTCGATCGTACAGTGCAGCGGAACCGCGAAGACGCAGAACGAGTCGCGGAACAGCGAGGCCCGCAGCACCGATTTCTTCAGCTTCTCCACGCACGTCGCGAACGAGGATACGCCGTTCAAGGCCAGCGAAGACGATCAGTTCCCCAGAAGCAATTCCGGCAGGAAGCTCGACATCAAGGAGGAGAAAGACGAAACTGCAGACAAGGCTGCGACGGTGAGCGAAGGTCGGATCTTGTCCCCCGTAGACATGGATCTGACGAGCGTCGAGGGCGGCATTCCGCGAGACTCGCCTCAGTTGGACCCCATCTGCGAGGAGCCGGACGAGACGCCGGAGATCGTGAAGGTCAGGTTCTCCGACGAGCATAAAATCCTGCCGGAGTTCGAGAAACGGATGGAGTCCTGCGTGAAGAGTATCCTGAACGCATCGATGGAGGATGATGTGTTTCATGATGCCAACGATGCTCACGAGTCCAACGCGAAGAATGCAGAGGATGCGACAGCAGAACATCCCACGAAGATTACAGGGGACACGAAGGATGAGAAGAACGCGAAGTGCGATCAGGAGAAAGACGAGGCGTGCACTTTGGAAAAATCCTTGCAAAATTACCAAAATAATCTGCATGTAGAGATGATCCAGGATAACGAAGTGaagaagaacgagaaagagaaggagaatcGAAATTCCGAGCCTAACAGCGTGACTATGAATCAGCAAGGTACTAGGGTGCTGATGATGGTGCTGGTGGAGAACAACTCGGGAGGACTGGACGGCGACTTGATGCCGCTGATCAACTCGGGTCTGAAAAAGCTGCAGGAGCAGATGACGTCGGCGAATTACTCGACGCCGGACACGATCGAGTCGTCGGGCACTAATAAAGTGCGCAGACAGTCCGTCACCAAGATGCAGATGACCGTTTCGACCGTCGAAAGCTATTCCGTGAACAATACtacgacggcggcggtggcgacaGATTGCCAAGAGATCGTGCCGTCTACCTCATTATCGGTGCAGAACACAGATGAGAGGAACGGCGGATTCCTGTCTTCCTTCTCGCAAGCTGTGAAGTACGTCCTGAGGAGCTTCTCGGGTGAGTAAGAGTCTCTTAATTACTAGTGTTCAAGCAGTCGggctgcaaaaataaaatttcgttattataattttcatcacGATCGTGAAAGTCTCGAATCATGAAAATTCTCCCAACTTCCATTCCAGGATTGAACGATCCGCTAAACAACAACAATGCGAGCAACGTAGTGCAGCAGCAGAAAAACATGAAGAAATCGACATCCACGCCGGAATTGTCCGGCGGCGGCTCCTCCTTGACCAATCTCGTCGCCAACGGTGTCCAGATTCGTTCCGGTAAGCGGGCCCGCGACGTCACCGAGGCGCC
The Ooceraea biroi isolate clonal line C1 chromosome 12, Obir_v5.4, whole genome shotgun sequence DNA segment above includes these coding regions:
- the LOC105284243 gene encoding putative tRNA (cytidine(32)/guanosine(34)-2'-O)-methyltransferase isoform X1 gives rise to the protein MGKTSKDKRDIYYRKAKEEGWRARSAFKLLQIDTECRIFDGVSKAVDLCAAPGSWSQVLARKLNENYKKALEKGDASPPKIVAVDLQAMAPLEGVIQLQGDITNTNTAEQIIAHFDNTQADLVVCDGAPDVTGLHDMDIFIQSQLLLAALNITTHILRPGGTFVAKIFRAKDVSLLYAQLRIFFPYVYCTKPSSSRNSSIEAFVVCKDYSPPEGYKPHMLNPLLTHEPCNFDELTGINRVVVPFVVCGDLSQPDSDTCYPLDYEGKEYEYHEPVQTPISPPYATALSLLANKDTDFRKADVSVVIENEGPSSISEFKKRALATADRRSHTETSTATKTALDENKDDEVVDVLQNLYISEKSEHVDNN
- the LOC105284243 gene encoding putative tRNA (cytidine(32)/guanosine(34)-2'-O)-methyltransferase isoform X2; this encodes MGKTSKDKRDIYYRKAKEEGWRARSAFKLLQIDTECRIFDGVSKAVDLCAAPGSWSQVLARKLNENYKKALEKGDASPPKIVAVDLQAMAPLEGVIQLQGDITNTNTAEQIIAHFDNTQADLVVCDGAPDVTGLHDMDIFIQSQLLLAALNITTHILRPGGTFVAKIFRAKDVSLLYAQLRIFFPYVYCTKPSSSRNSSIEAFVVCKDYSPPEGYKPHMLNPLLTHEPCNFDELTGINRVVVPFVVCGDLSQPDSDTCYPLDLSFSSTKGKSTSTTSRCKLPYRRRTRRHCPCWRTKTPTSARPT
- the LOC105284250 gene encoding uncharacterized protein LOC105284250, yielding MFKSMIAFKNAADKNCRICKKTFCCAKCRDRHVNEVHPGLNGSCFLCASKALPMRPFESEKLDLRNEQLLCHIINKHLPLHCHLCGDTFESGEDFKSFGACKWWSRHCLTSPVGSGYLEKLKLCSMSDSNYNDKFYTPCEVQRKTSTPMFAGQKVDVEYQTPCIPDFSLKTPQTNSSSIVQCSGTAKTQNESRNSEARSTDFFSFSTHVANEDTPFKASEDDQFPRSNSGRKLDIKEEKDETADKAATVSEGRILSPVDMDLTSVEGGIPRDSPQLDPICEEPDETPEIVKVRFSDEHKILPEFEKRMESCVKSILNASMEDDVFHDANDAHESNAKNAEDATAEHPTKITGDTKDEKNAKCDQEKDEACTLEKSLQNYQNNLHVEMIQDNEVKKNEKEKENRNSEPNSVTMNQQGTRVLMMVLVENNSGGLDGDLMPLINSGLKKLQEQMTSANYSTPDTIESSGTNKVRRQSVTKMQMTVSTVESYSVNNTTTAAVATDCQEIVPSTSLSVQNTDERNGGFLSSFSQAVKYVLRSFSGLNDPLNNNNASNVVQQQKNMKKSTSTPELSGGGSSLTNLVANGVQIRSGKRARDVTEAPSKWDSSSLAVEGRSPLAKRHRPWYTMIKGRKPLDRMRNNRATSSRGVSTETQIFSQGSLTVGDTVLPLPTRAHQSPTQTEQRE